A region of the Mycoavidus sp. HKI genome:
GTCAAACATCACCCGGATATATTGTGCGCGGACCGGCACGGTAATGCCTAACATCCGCTCAATCGCCATCACATAGGCATGCTCGTTGACCATCATCGACACATAGTCGAGACGGTCCATATACGGCACCGATTGCAGATAGGTCCTGGTTTCAACAAGCTTTTCAGTAGCCCGGTGGAGCAAACCAATATGAGGATCGGCGCGCTGAATCACTTCACCATCAAGCTCCAGCACCAACCGTAGTACCCCATGGGCCGCCGGATGCTGTGGACCAAAATTCAGCGTGTAGTTTTTGATTTCTGCCATCTTAGCGATCCCAACTTAATCTTCGCTTCATATGTCGTAGCCTGGGTTAATTAGGACGGTTTGGCTTCAAGCCACCGTAGCCTTCTTCGCGGATGACGCGTGGGATAATTTCGCGTGGCTCGATGGTTACCGGCTGATAAATCACCCGTTTTTGCTCAGGGTCATAACGCATCTCAACGTAACCAGAAACCGGGAAATCTTTGCGGAATGGATGACCGATAAAACCATAATCGGTCAAAAGACGACGCAAATCCGGATGCCCGTCAAAGACTAAACCGAACAGATCAAATGCTTCGCGCTCATACCAATCGGCTGAACTCCAAATGTCAATCACCGAAGGCAACACCGGCAACTCGTTATTCGGCGCAAATACTTTGACACGTAAGCGCCAATTATGGGTAATCGATAAGAGATGCGAGACGGCGGCAAAACGAGGACATATCGACTCATCTTGAGCCACGATGAGTTCGCGCTTAGCAACCTCGTCATACACGGAATAATCAACACCGCACAAGTCAATCAGTTGCTCAAAGCACAACGAAGCTTCATCGCGTAGCGTGCGCATCACATCGAGATACTTATTGGCATTGACCACGGCTGTAATCTGCCCAAACGCATGCGTAATGCGCACATCAGTACCAAAGGTTGCCTCGAGATTCGCCATGAGCGCTGCGAGCTTGCTTGTCATTGAGGAAGACCCCACTTCAAATACCGTATCAAAAATTTTGCTTAACTGTATTGCAGAGAAATTAGCGCGCAATCGTATTCGTACGAGTGATCTTAGCCTGCAACTGAATAATGCCGTAAATTAGGGCCTCAGCCGTCGGTGGGCAGCCTGGCACATACACATCAACCGGCACAATCCGGTCACAACCCCGTACGACAGAATATGAGTAATGATAGTAACCACCCCCATTAGCGCATGAGCCCATCGAAATCACCCAGCGCGGTTCTGCCATTTGGTCATAGACTTTGCGCAATGCGCTCGCCATTTTGTTACACAGCGTACCCGCCACAATCATCACATCGGCTTGGCGCGGACTGGGCCGAAACACAACGCCGAAGCGATCGAGATCATAACGAGATGCACCCGCATGCATCATTTCAACCGCGCAGCAAGCAAGACCAAACGTCATCGGCCATAACGAGCCCGTGCGCGTCCAATTAATCAGCTTGTCCGCAGTGGTGGTAATAAACCCTTCTTGCAGGACGCCTTCAATACTCATAACTTTGCGCTCCGCTCCAGATCAGCATTAATCTGCCCTCTGCATTTGCTATACCTCACCCTGATCACTCCCAGTCGAGTCCGCCTCTGCGCCAGATGTAGGCGAAACCCAGCACAAACTCGAGCAGAAAAATCATCATCGCGAGAAAGCCCGGCCAGCCAATATCTCTAAGCGCCACGCCCCACGGAAAAAGAAAGGCAGTTTCTAGATCAAAGATAATAAACAAGATCGCGACTAAATAATAGCGCACATCAAATTTCATGCGCGCATCTTCAAATGCCTCAAAGCCGCATTCGTAAGGTGCATTTTTCTCGCTATTCGGGCGATTGGGGCCCAGTATCTTGCCGATACCGAGCAATATCATACCCAAACCCGTGCCCACGAGGATAAAGAGCAAGACAGGAAACCAAGCTGCGAGGTTCAAGACAATCCTCTATCGTTTTAGGCTGCTAGCGGACATCATCAATGCCCAGCTATACATACCTATATCCATAAACTCAAACAATAATGCCAGCCGAAGCACACGCTAAGCAGCTGGCATTGAAAATACATGGTGCCGACGATGAGACTCGAACTCATACGGCTTGCGCCACTACCCCCTCAAGATAGCGTGTATACCAATTTCACCACGTCGGCACAGACTATGTTTACACAAATTGCTGCAAAGCCGAGATTCTAACGTGTTCGCAGCGATTGTTCAATGCAATTACAGCGATTGTTTAACGCAATTGATCAGCAAGCAGCGATAAGATGCGCTGCGCTGACGGTGAAACATCCATTTCGCCGTCATCATTGACCACGGCCACGCGAGTTGTGGTCTGAGTCATCGCCCGCACACGCAGTTTGTACTGCTTTACCACTTTCTCTTTTTTGCCACGAAAAACCTGGCTCCAAAAACTAGGCTCAGCCGCAGCAGCCGTGGGTTCAACATAACGCACGGTATACATGCCCTGAGCACGGTTGCCCTGAGCAACGCTGAAATTACCGCGTTCAAGTGTATAGCCTATATATAACCACACCCGGTCAAATGGCTCAGCAAAATCGATTTGGGTCAAACTAACGGGAGCCGGCGCACTCTGCTGCGCGGGTGAGGCTAGCGCTGCCGTCGAAAGAGCAACCCCAGTCACAGTCGGTGCTTGACTCGATTTATTCGGCCCCAATGCCAGCATCAAACGCTGCAAATATTCGGCTTCAAGAACCGGATCATGCGGAGCGCTTTGCCATTGGCTCATTTCTTTGTGACGGCCTACCAACACCTCACGCATGCCCTTCTGGCTTAATAAGATCGTGCTTCCCCCCTGCGGGCGGCTCTCCAGGCGAAGGCGATATTGATTTTTTTCGCCCGTCACATAAGCATGTGAGAATGCTTTAGCGAGCGTGTTGCGGATAATGCCTTGGTCAATATTGGTATAAGTTTCTTTCCAGTCCGTTTCCATCACACCCCGCTCAGGGGCATCAAGCGTGAGCGAAAAACCTTGCTCTTGCCAAAACTGACGGATTTGCGGCCACAGTTGCTGCGGGGTTTGCTGCTCGACGATTAGCCAACGCATACTGCCTTGACGCTCAATATGCATGCCGACAATCGGCTCAAGCGCCCGCTCGAGCGGCACCATAACAGGCTCAGGACGCAGATACGAAGACAGCGATACCGTGCCATCTGGCCCCGGGGTACGCTGCTGGGTTGTCGCATACGCCATATCAGGCGGGACCACGAGCGGTGTAGATTTCGATTTTGTTGCGCCTTGATAATCAATGGCATTGGGATTAGGCGAGCTACACCCCGCTATCGCGAGAACAAATATCGAGCGCGTCATTGCGCGCAGCATCATAGTAGATTGGATCATTAGATAAAACCGCAGAGTAAATCGGAGGAATTTTGTGATAGGGAGCACATTTGTTTTGGATTTTAGCATGGCGCTTATCATTACTGATCGCATAAACTCATCACCGCCGCCTCAAGGCGATGTGCTTTTGAGTTAACGCTAACACTTACCATACACTTTTTTGTCTTATCTAGTGTACGCTAATAGTTTATGAGTCAAGAAGCTGCTATTGTGGTGCGCTCTCTGATTGTGATGCCTCTGGATTAAGGATAGTTAGTTGAGTGGCATCGGCATAGTGAAAAAAACCAGCAAAAGGAACGTTAAATGACTGAGGGCCAACAGATAACGCCTGTTAAGCGTTTCTTTTTACAAACGCTTAACAGGATGCGCGTCATGCCGCGGCGCACCTGGCTGCTACTGCTTACGCTTTTCACCCTAGCGCTTGCCATACTGATCTGGCGCGGCTGGCTCCACCCAACCCACGCCAACTCAGCAACTAAGCTGCAGAGTAGTTCGCGCCTAGACAGCGCTCAGGTGCAAACTGTACGTGTCGCGCAGGTCACGCTCGGCGAGATGCCGATTGAACTTAATGCACTCGGCACCGTCACCCCACTCGCCAGCGTAACAGCAAAAACGCAAGTCTCAGGCACGCTGATGAAAGTGATGTTCAGAGAAGGGCAATTTGTGCAAAAAGGCGATTTACTCGCCCAAATTGACCCACGACCCCATCAGATTAATTTGCAAAATGCACAAGGCATACTGGCTAAAGATCTCGCTTTACTCAAACAGGCTCAAGCGGATCTTAAACGCTACCGAATTTTGTTGAAACAAGATTCAATTTCGGCGAAACAAGTGGCAGATCAAGCCTCACTGGTCGAGCAGTATCAAGGCATCGTGCAAGCCGATCGCGCTCAGGTCGATCAATATAAACTTAATTTGGCGCATTGCCGCATCACCACCCCAATTAGTGGCCGCGTCGGTCTACGGCAAGTTGACGCCGGTAATTATGTACAACCTAGCGATGCCAACGGCATTGTGGTGATTACACGGATGCGGCCAACTAGTGTTATTTTTAGTTTGCCTGAGGATGCCCTGCCCGCAGTGCTCAAACGTTTGCACTCGACACAAAAATTACCGGTTTCTGCTTACGATCGCAACCGCAGCATAGTGCTTGAAACGGGGCATCTGAAAACCATTGATAATCAGATCGATACGGCAACCGGCACCATAAAATTGCGAGCCCACTTCGCTAATCAGCAAGATATGCTGTATCCGAACCAGTTCGTGAACATTAATCTATTGGTCAATACCCTACGTGGCATCGCTATCGTACCCAGTCCAGCGATTCAAAACGGCTCGATCGGCCCTTATGTCTATATTGTCAATGCAGATCGCACCGTCTCCGTGCGTACCCTTAAAACTGGCCCGGTTAGTGGTGAATACACCAGCATCAAGGCGGGACTAACGCCCGGAGAGCAGGTCGTGATTGACGGCGCAGATCGCCTACGTGAAGGCACAAAAATCGCCATTGCACCCGCTCAACCGGCATGAATCCCTCGCGCGCCTTTATTGTACGTCCGGTTGGCACCAGCTTATTAATGCTGGCCATTCTGCTGGCTGGGTTGGTCGCGCTACGCTTCTTGCCCATTTCAGCCCTGCCGGCACTTGATTATCCGACGATTCAAGTACAAACCTTCTATCCGGGCGCAAGCCCGGAGGTGATGACTTCAGCCGTCACCGCACCGCTTGAGCGCCAATTGGGTCAGATGCCAGGCTTAAAACAGATGTCATCGGCTAGCTCAGCGGGTGCCTCCGTGATTACGTTGCAATTCAATCTTGATTTGTCACTGGATACCGCTGAGCAAGAGGTACAGGCGGCCATCAATGCCGCGAACAATTTATTGCCCACTGATCTTCCCGCCCCCCCCATTTATGCCAAAATCAACCCGGCCGACGCGCCTATCCTAACGCTGGCGCTAACCTCAGCCACGCTCCCCTTAACCCATGTGCAAAACCTCGCCAACACGCAGTTGGCGCAAAAAATATCGCAGGTCTCAGGGGTTGGGCTGGTGAGCTTGAGCGGCGGACAACGGCCGGCCGTGCGGATTCGCGCCAATCCACGCGC
Encoded here:
- a CDS encoding NADH-quinone oxidoreductase subunit C; amino-acid sequence: MTSKLAALMANLEATFGTDVRITHAFGQITAVVNANKYLDVMRTLRDEASLCFEQLIDLCGVDYSVYDEVAKRELIVAQDESICPRFAAVSHLLSITHNWRLRVKVFAPNNELPVLPSVIDIWSSADWYEREAFDLFGLVFDGHPDLRRLLTDYGFIGHPFRKDFPVSGYVEMRYDPEQKRVIYQPVTIEPREIIPRVIREEGYGGLKPNRPN
- a CDS encoding NADH-quinone oxidoreductase subunit B family protein — its product is MSIEGVLQEGFITTTADKLINWTRTGSLWPMTFGLACCAVEMMHAGASRYDLDRFGVVFRPSPRQADVMIVAGTLCNKMASALRKVYDQMAEPRWVISMGSCANGGGYYHYSYSVVRGCDRIVPVDVYVPGCPPTAEALIYGIIQLQAKITRTNTIAR
- a CDS encoding NADH-quinone oxidoreductase subunit A; this encodes MNLAAWFPVLLFILVGTGLGMILLGIGKILGPNRPNSEKNAPYECGFEAFEDARMKFDVRYYLVAILFIIFDLETAFLFPWGVALRDIGWPGFLAMMIFLLEFVLGFAYIWRRGGLDWE
- the bamC gene encoding outer membrane protein assembly factor BamC; this encodes MIQSTMMLRAMTRSIFVLAIAGCSSPNPNAIDYQGATKSKSTPLVVPPDMAYATTQQRTPGPDGTVSLSSYLRPEPVMVPLERALEPIVGMHIERQGSMRWLIVEQQTPQQLWPQIRQFWQEQGFSLTLDAPERGVMETDWKETYTNIDQGIIRNTLAKAFSHAYVTGEKNQYRLRLESRPQGGSTILLSQKGMREVLVGRHKEMSQWQSAPHDPVLEAEYLQRLMLALGPNKSSQAPTVTGVALSTAALASPAQQSAPAPVSLTQIDFAEPFDRVWLYIGYTLERGNFSVAQGNRAQGMYTVRYVEPTAAAAEPSFWSQVFRGKKEKVVKQYKLRVRAMTQTTTRVAVVNDDGEMDVSPSAQRILSLLADQLR
- a CDS encoding efflux RND transporter periplasmic adaptor subunit; this encodes MTEGQQITPVKRFFLQTLNRMRVMPRRTWLLLLTLFTLALAILIWRGWLHPTHANSATKLQSSSRLDSAQVQTVRVAQVTLGEMPIELNALGTVTPLASVTAKTQVSGTLMKVMFREGQFVQKGDLLAQIDPRPHQINLQNAQGILAKDLALLKQAQADLKRYRILLKQDSISAKQVADQASLVEQYQGIVQADRAQVDQYKLNLAHCRITTPISGRVGLRQVDAGNYVQPSDANGIVVITRMRPTSVIFSLPEDALPAVLKRLHSTQKLPVSAYDRNRSIVLETGHLKTIDNQIDTATGTIKLRAHFANQQDMLYPNQFVNINLLVNTLRGIAIVPSPAIQNGSIGPYVYIVNADRTVSVRTLKTGPVSGEYTSIKAGLTPGEQVVIDGADRLREGTKIAIAPAQPA